TGTTTCATCTCCATGGGACACCAGCATATTTGCTAGGGTAACACTCCTCTCTATCCCGCAAAATATTCCTAGTTGAGCTTTAGTGGTGGATGGGGCCAAATTTGACATTTTTTAACATCTATAACATCTTTTTTGTCTTATCATAACAATAGTATTTTCACATAGTAAATCAGCTTCAACTTTTATGAAATTAGCAGTTAACTTTTACCACACATGAACCAAACCTAACTTATTCCTGATTGCAGGCATCACCGTAGCCAAACAGGCAAAACAAGTATCTTTCCATCATCCTAAATCCTAATCATCACATACACAGCAATCAGCATGACAGACCTGAAATGTCCGAAAAGAGGATTCTAACTTCCTAAGGTTAAGAGATGCTTCCAAATGTTCTATATTCTCCAATCTCCGACATAAAGGATGGTGTATGGCTTCAATCTTAACAAATATAGTCTTAAGAAGATACACACTTCAGATTGGAAATTAAATATAACCAAGAAAGATAAACACTGTCAAACCATGGTACACAATTAAAGTAGAACGTAGAAACACAGACAAAATACCTTGTGTTCTGCTAGTCCAAGCATCTTCAAATCTTATAGGGTTTATGCGGCGTTCATTGTCACATTTCAATTTGATTTGATCTCGAGTGCGCCCAGGGAAAAGTTGTTGTATCATTGAATAGTTACGCCCAAATTGGCTGAGAGCCTACACAGCATACATAGATACAGAGTTGTTATGTATGCAATAAAAGGAGAACACACAAACATATTAAGAACGCATGGGCTATCggaattcaaaaataaaattcataaggTAGCTATTTAATCTCTTAGAGGTGCAGGTTTACACCCTTTTCTTTTATCTGTGGGGTGGGGGAGAAGAAATAGTTCCATGACATTAGTACTTTAGTAGCTTAGTTAACAAGACCAAAATGAATATAGAAAAGCTGCTGAGTATAACTATGTTTAGTGTGttgtatttttctttgtttacAACTCTATCTTCTAATTTCAATAAATAGTTAaacattaaaaatattaaaaagaaGGAACATGTTACACACGCAAAATGGTTTTATTTAATACCTTGTAAAGCAATACAGTGTCCTGCTTTGTCCATCTGATTCTGGGTTCTTTTGTCATGAATGACTGATAATTAAAGTAGCCTGTATCTTTTTGAACCTCAAAGGTTGAAGGATTATCAAAAGTCTCTCCATCTTGATCATACCCATATGCCTCGTTATGATCATAATAAGGAGGGTCCTCTGGTGGCAAGTCATCAATCCTGCAGATGATTAATTGTcagaataaaacaaaaaaagcgGGGAATGAatgtctgaaaagaaacaaaaaaacaaatacAACTTCGATTATTGGTTTGTCCAACCCCACATTCACAAccacaataatatttaaaacgCAACGAACCCtaaaatagtactccctccgttttttttgttgttttcatTTTCTGTGGACTCTTGTTTCGTGAAGTGGTgggtgggtgtaagagaaaGGTAGAAAAGAGAGTAATAAATTAATGGGGTAATAGTGGGTAAAGTAGGAGAGATGATGAAAAGGTGTAATTATTATGGGGAAAGGGTAAGACGGTAAAGAAGTGATTGCCAAAAATAGAATATAGTAGAAGCTGATAGAACCAAAAAAATACCTCTTTTTGGAATGTTGGATACATCCCTAAAAAGTTTTCTAGAGTATCAACTAAACCGTGAGATTTTTCAACCATTTCCAACACCTTTGGGAATAAGCAGACTGTCAACGTAAGCACTGATGCAAATAGAGCTAATGAGATTCTAATCTTTAGCAACTGATAGTTTGATGTGGATGTGAAAGATTGCAGCAGCTATAGCTAATGGAAGCTCAGAAAGATCAAAAATCAATTCCTTTGTAAAGTTTGAACACACATGGTTCAACTACTGCATAAATTGATCAACTGCAAGCTCAACTGCTCAAGTATCAGAGTAAATTTAAGAAGAAACAATTGAGACACATATCGCTACAGCTGCAGCCTATAGCTTAAAACTATGTCCAAGTCAAGAAAACCCTATTATTCTGTTACCTCTCACTAGTCGGTGGTAGCATAACTGCTGCTGCTTCTTTCCTCTGCAATAAAGGatcaaaagttcaaaacagAAAATGTGAAAAAGTAAATCAAATAATATAGACGGAAACAAACATCCAAACCGACTGAAGGAGAAACACCACATACGTCTCGGCGCTCTTTATACTCTGCAAGTATGATCAAATCCCTAATCGGCACCCTTTGAAGGTCCAGCTCATCATCTGGCACTTCAAGCAAAGCCTTGTCCACTACGCAAGAAAGAAAATTGTATACATAGATCTCATCAGAATATTACAAAGTTAAAGAAAGGCATGCAGGAATATACATTGTGATTAATAGAAATCAACCGTAGAAAAATTACCGCATCTTTTTCGTCGAGTTGCACGAGGGAACTTCTTTGGAGGTTTTTCAATAGGTTCATCAAGTTCCTGTGCTGCCTTCTTCCTCTTTCTAGCTGGTTTTTTATTTTCAGCTGCAACTTTCTTAGACTTTCGTGGTCTTTTCTTTTGCGAAGTCTCTACTGCTAAATGGTCGCCATCATTGTTTTCATCTCTATTTGGAGCTGATTCATCAGGTGCTCTGTCGTAAGAGCTGTTATTGTCATTAAACCCACCATTGATTCCATTTAGCAGCTCATATCCATTTTCATTTCCTTCAAATCCTGACAAAAATCCTTCATCTACTGATTTGGCAAAAGAGCCTAATGCGTCATTTGAATTCGTTTCACCGTGGTCTTCCCTACTCTGAGAcatcaaatcaacaaaatgtcaataCTTTAAGAATCAGATATTATATATGGATCAGTGGATCACAATCAATACTGTACAAATATAATTCCTCGGAACAGTCTTACTGCCTGTTGCGGTAAATTTTCAGGCATCAATGAATCTGTATCTTCAAAGACTACAGCATCAGGTTGATACGCGGAAGAATCTAAAGAAAAATTGCCATCAGGCCTCATACGCAACACATCAGAATCGGTTTCAAGTTCTTCAGCATGAATTGAGCCATCCCTCGCCGTATACTGATTTTCAGAAGGAAGCTTCAGAGGTAGATGAGAAGAATCCTTCACTAGATCTTTCTTCCGTCTATCAATTTGTGCCTTAGGCTTGGGCTGGAATTTAACAGCtcttttttctaaaacaatAATCCACCAAGGATAAGCATAAGTAAAACACATGAAGAAAATAACAATTTAAAAACACAAAGTTTTCATTTGGCAATACCAAAAGCAGAAGCGCCCTCAGTCGTTATATCTATAGAGTCGAGGCAAGAAAAATCCCCTGCTTCCTGTTTTATTTAGCATAACAGAAAAAATACATAAGATAAAACATCAAACATATCCAAGACAACTTGAAGGAAAGGGGAACGAAAAACAAGCACTGCGATTTAATCTTTTCTTACCAGCTGCTCAACATCTATCTGAAAGTCAGTATCTTGGAATGTCTTGTCTATAGACTCATCAGGAGAAGTTTGTACATTACATGGCCTGAGCAGTGAAGCACTAGCAAAAGAAACGTTGAGGAAATCAGATAGTTCCTCTTCATTCTGAATACTGGACGCATCCTGAGTCGACGTCTCTAAAGTTCAGGAGATATGTTCTCAGTGAGTACCAGCAGCCCAGTAtatctcaaaataaaaaataaaaaccaatGCAGTAGATATTAAGAGTGCTTTGGAGTAGCTATAATCCTATAATAGCTTCAAACATATTACAGAGCAGCAATAAGGGGAATCTTAAATCAATTTACCATCATGACAACCAGCTTCTGTGGTGGATAAACCAGCAATTTCGGAATGCTCGATAACAGCTGAACCTGTCAAATCTGTTGCTTCAACTGATGTTTTTCCTGAACTTTCATAATCTGTTAAGGATGAATTCTGAGGAGCATCTGATAAAACTTCTACAAGATCATTTAACTGAACAGACTTATCCAAGACTGAATCATGTGGAACTGATGTTGAAGGCGGCTCCTTTGTAGCTTTGGTAATGACAGGTCGAACGGCTGCCAATGGTCCTTTCTTAGGTCGTGGTTTAGCCTTAGGCTGAAACCTACCAGTAGGTGGAGCTGTCAGGATCAAAATATACCATTGCTCAATCGCTTGATTTCCACATTTCATTGCAAGAACAAAAGTAAGGGCATAACATATCCATTTGTTGAAAAAGCATGGGTTATCAAATTACCTTTGGTAACCACAGGATCAGCAAAGGGATCATCCAGAAAATCCATGACTAGAAGAGCAAGTTACCTAGAACAAATTAAATTTGCAGGAACTTAGAAACATCAAATAACAGTCTTGAAATCTCATAAAACAAGATAAAACTAATGACAATTAGATCCTGCACGCAAATGCATCTGGTATTGAGGCCTTGTTAATCATCAAACTTCTTCGGGCATCGGGATTAACCCCTCTTTTGCACCAAAAAGACCTTCTTGAGGCATCAGAGGTTCAGTGGTATTGAGGCCTTGTTAATCACCTAACCTAATAGACTATCGTCTCATGAAGACCACATTTCCTAAAGCTCCAGAATtcaaatttagaaagaaaacaaaaattacCCACATTCTTATTCAATCAAACTCATGAACTACCGGAGtataaaaaatcaatttaaacaaattaatcTTTTCCCTTAAATTATTGCTCTATTTTACTCTGCTCCCTCTTTAGAAAGTAGAAACAACAAATTAACCcccaaaacataattcaaattaaaacaaattgaAAAAAGAATAATATGATTTGCATAAAACAACACCAAAACAAAATGTATTTAAAATACTCTTTTAatctatacaaatacaaaagaaaatagaaaattgGAAAAAAGAAGCCATACAGTGATATGGGCTAATATAATTAAGCTGTATGTGGACTTACCATTTGGGAAGCCATGTTTGTTATTTTTGCATTTGTttacttttggcgggaaaagttGTTAGAACAACTCCCTTAATTTTAGGAGATTCTATTTGTGAGTTTGTTGCTGTCCTAACTACTGAGTCAGCTATATAACAAACAATTACAGTGTATTTGGACAATCAATCAAATACAGAATAatctccttctctctcctaatATCTCTTCTCTATTCCTTTCTTCTTTCTCAAGTCTCCTTCTCTTCTCTAATTCTGAACTATTGGCCATTGTTGGTGAGCTTGACGAGCTCCCATatcattggtatcagagccgactGCTGCTATCTCTGTCGTTTTGCTTCAATTCCACCTTCTTCAATATTACATTCTGGCTCCTGCTGCAACTCGAAGGAGAGCCATGGAAGAACAACTGAAAAACCTGGAGAAAAGGATTGAAGAGCAGAATGAAAAGCTTGAAGATCAAAACAAAAGGATGGATCAGAAATTTGATGAACTTTTGAAGGTGATGCAGTCATTCAAGGATTCATCTGATTCTCACTCTACAGGCAGTCACAATGATAGAAATCCTCACAGCAGAACATTAGGTATGAATCCTAAGCTATCATTTCCTAAATTTGATGGTAGTAATCCTAGAATTTGGGTTAAAAAGTGCTGcaaatattttgatttgtgcAAAATTGCGGAGGATCAAAGGGTGGACTTAGCTTCACTGAATATGGTTGAAAAAGCTGAGGGATGGGTAATGAACTATCTGTCTGTTAGGAAACACATGATGGTAGAATGGAATGATTTTGTTGCTGATTTGTATGCTAGATTTAGGGACAATTCTGCCTTAAATGTGGTTGAAACCTTCAATAAACTGCAGCAACTCAGTACAATAGAGGagtatattgatgagtttgagaaTCTGAGATCTATCATGTTGATGAATAATCATATACTTCCTGATTCATATATGCTAGAGAGTTTTATTGGGGGATTAAAACCTGCTGTGAAGCCTTTTGTTAAAGCTTTCAAACCCAATACCATTGCTGAAGCCATTGATCTAGCTAGATTACAGGAAGAAAACCTTGAAGCATTCACCCACAAAACCCAGAAAACACCAATATACAACCCAAAACCTTTACAAGCTGTTCCACTACTACCAAACCATAAACCACCACTGTTACCAACCCCTGTAACCAAGCCAAACACAAGCCTAACCCTCACAAAATACCCTCAACAAAGAACAAGAAATTTCAGATATATACCTGCTGATGTAAGGCAAGAAAAAATTGCAAAGGGGTTGTGTTACTACTGTGACTCACCCTATGATAGGAACCACAAATGCCAATTTAGGGAACCCCAGCTGTTCACTGTTGAAATTCCAGGTGATCAGATTGAGGAGCTTAGTGATTCAGAAGATCAGGAGTTGATTGAAAAGGAAATGAGTGAACCCCAAATCTCTGTGAGTGCTTTGGCAGGTAGTCAAGGGTTCAGTACTATGAGAGTAAGGGGATTGGTGAAAGGGAAACCACTACAAATCTTGGTAGATTCTGGGAGTACACACAATTTTGTGGATCTAGAATTTGCCAAAAAGCTGGGATGTAAACTAGACAAAATTCCAGCTCAAGCCATTAAAGTGGCTGATGGGAATCACCTTGCTTGCCAACACAGTTGCCATGGGTTTACTTGGACAATGCAGGGGGTGACTTTTGTAACAGATGTGTTGTTGATTCCTCTTGGGAGCTGTGATATGGTTCTTGGAATACAATGGCTGAGCTTACTTGGTCCTATCAGTTGGGATTTCAACAAGCTGAGAATGGAATTCTGTTTAGATGGTAAGCAAATTATGCTTAAGGGATTACCCACTAAGAAATTGAAAGTGGTTGAGGGTGAGCCTTCTGCCAAACTCTTCTCTACAGCTGCACAGTTATGCTTAATGCAGGTGGTAGATCAGACATGTTTGGTCACAGAAATTCAACAGGAAAAACAGGAGTATGAGGAATTGAATGAACTCAAGTTAACTTACAGTATGGTGTTTGAAGAACCCAATGACTTGCCACCTGTAAGGGGAGTGTTTGATCACTCTATACCATTGACTCCTGGTACAACCCCTGTGAACATTAGACCTTACAGGTACCCTTTAAAACAAAGGGATGTCATTGAACAGCTTGTTCAGGAAATGCTGGATAGGGGGATTATCCAACCTAGTTCTAGTCCATTTGCATCACCAGTGGTGTTGGTGGGGAAAAAAGATGGTACCTGGAGATTGTGTGTAGATTACAGGGAGCTAAACAGcaaaacaatcaagaacaagttcCCAATTCCTATAATTGATGAACTAATTGATGAACTGTCAGGGGCAACAGTGTTCAGCAAGCTTGATTTGAGGGCAGGATATCATCAGATGAGGGTCAAAGAGGATGATGTCTACAAAACAGCTTTTAAAACACACACAGGGCACTATGAATTCTTGGTCATGCCATTTGGGTTGACCAATGCTCCTGCTTCCTTTCAGAATTGGATGAACCAAGTCTTTAAACCTTTACTTAGGAAATgtgttttggtgttttttgATGATATACTGGTATACAGCAAATCATTAGAGGACCATTGGGTGCACCTCACTATGGTTTTTGACATCATGAAGGCTAATCAGATGTATGCTAAGTTGAGTAAGTGCATTTTTGCCACTAAGAAAGTGGAGTATTTGGGCCATTTTATCTCTGAAAATGGAGTTCACACAGATCCACAGAAGATTGCTGCAGTAAACAGTTGGCCAGTACCTTCTACAGTTAAGGAACTCAGGGGATTTCTTGGTTTAGCTGGCTATTACAGGAAGTTTGTTAAAGGATATGCTGTCATCAACAAGCCTCTCACTGAACAACTCAAAAAGAATAGTTTCCTGTGGAATGATCAAGCTCAGAATGCTTTTGAGACACTTAAGCTAGCATTAGTGACAGCACCAGTGTTAGCAGTTC
This genomic stretch from Spinacia oleracea cultivar Varoflay chromosome 3, BTI_SOV_V1, whole genome shotgun sequence harbors:
- the LOC110796950 gene encoding uncharacterized protein isoform X2: MDFLDDPFADPVVTKAPPTGRFQPKAKPRPKKGPLAAVRPVITKATKEPPSTSVPHDSVLDKSVQLNDLVEVLSDAPQNSSLTDYESSGKTSVEATDLTGSAVIEHSEIAGLSTTEAGCHDETSTQDASSIQNEEELSDFLNVSFASASLLRPCNVQTSPDESIDKTFQDTDFQIDVEQLEAGDFSCLDSIDITTEGASAFEKRAVKFQPKPKAQIDRRKKDLVKDSSHLPLKLPSENQYTARDGSIHAEELETDSDVLRMRPDGNFSLDSSAYQPDAVVFEDTDSLMPENLPQQSREDHGETNSNDALGSFAKSVDEGFLSGFEGNENGYELLNGINGGFNDNNSSYDRAPDESAPNRDENNDGDHLAVETSQKKRPRKSKKVAAENKKPARKRKKAAQELDEPIEKPPKKFPRATRRKRCVDKALLEVPDDELDLQRVPIRDLIILAEYKERRDRKEAAAVMLPPTSERIDDLPPEDPPYYDHNEAYGYDQDGETFDNPSTFEVQKDTGYFNYQSFMTKEPRIRWTKQDTVLLYKALSQFGRNYSMIQQLFPGRTRDQIKLKCDNERRINPIRFEDAWTSRTQDLSCFKLVIKSLEEQAAEDAKMDKDDSVCITGEEEGPEEVLNTHDDVANSKQKEEGRVVNQEPDKHQVESPPKSYYSEEEEIDWSSYKSEL
- the LOC110796950 gene encoding uncharacterized protein isoform X1, translating into MDFLDDPFADPVVTKAPPTGRFQPKAKPRPKKGPLAAVRPVITKATKEPPSTSVPHDSVLDKSVQLNDLVEVLSDAPQNSSLTDYESSGKTSVEATDLTGSAVIEHSEIAGLSTTEAGCHDETSTQDASSIQNEEELSDFLNVSFASASLLRPCNVQTSPDESIDKTFQDTDFQIDVEQLEAGDFSCLDSIDITTEGASAFEKRAVKFQPKPKAQIDRRKKDLVKDSSHLPLKLPSENQYTARDGSIHAEELETDSDVLRMRPDGNFSLDSSAYQPDAVVFEDTDSLMPENLPQQASREDHGETNSNDALGSFAKSVDEGFLSGFEGNENGYELLNGINGGFNDNNSSYDRAPDESAPNRDENNDGDHLAVETSQKKRPRKSKKVAAENKKPARKRKKAAQELDEPIEKPPKKFPRATRRKRCVDKALLEVPDDELDLQRVPIRDLIILAEYKERRDRKEAAAVMLPPTSERIDDLPPEDPPYYDHNEAYGYDQDGETFDNPSTFEVQKDTGYFNYQSFMTKEPRIRWTKQDTVLLYKALSQFGRNYSMIQQLFPGRTRDQIKLKCDNERRINPIRFEDAWTSRTQDLSCFKLVIKSLEEQAAEDAKMDKDDSVCITGEEEGPEEVLNTHDDVANSKQKEEGRVVNQEPDKHQVESPPKSYYSEEEEIDWSSYKSEL